One Nitrospirota bacterium genomic window, CCAGATTAGAGGCATTACATTGTGCGCAGGTAATCATAACGAGGCTTTCCGCTAAAAATGTGAATAAGGGAGATCTCTCTAAGGATAACAAAGGACCTTGATTTGTCAAATTCCGGAATACTGAGAATGGATGACGAAAGTCGTTATTTTAAAACGGAAGTCAGACTGTGATACATGGCGTCAAAATAGGAGATAATGTCTCCCCGCCTACTGGATGGATTCATTGATTCAGAAAGAATGACGGTATGCGCATGGAGTCTCACCGCCAGGTCCGTTACCCGATCGAAATCGACAAAAGGAGGGCGCTCCGTAGCCGAAATGAGTACCAATGCGACGCGTTGATCTTTAAATCGCCGGGCCAATTCTTTAAAACGCGCTTCATCGGGCCGATTCATCTCTTTGGGTTCAATGTAACTGACGATTTCCAACCCATGCCTTAGGGCCAGATAGTTCCAGCTTCGGTGGTAGGCAATGATCTTTTTTCCCCTGAAAGGGGCCATACTGTCGTCCCACTCCTTGATCTTGTTTTTTAACCGTGAGATCAATCCTTCTGCGGTCGAGTCATAGATTTTGGAATTGGCGGGGTCCACCCGGATAAAAGCATTCTTGATCTGTTCAATCATCGGTATCGTATTGGCGGGGTCCAGCCAATAGTGGTGATTCTTCACATTTTGATTTAAGCCGTTTTTTAACAGGAGTTCCTGAAATCGACTTCCGGCAAGTTCCTGATCCGGATAAGGCAAGAGAACCACCCCGTGAGAAAGGGTAATATACCCTCCCGCTCCCTGCTGGATTTTCTTGTTCTTGACCTCCTTAATCAAGGGACCTAACCAGCCTGCTTCAAGCTGTTCCCCATTGACAAAGAAGAGATCCGCCTGCTCAAGCCATGGAAGATGGCTGAGATCGGGTTCGACGCTATGAGGATCAATATCGGCGCCGACAATCCAGCGCGCGTCAATGAACTCGCCCCCGACCTCTTTCGCCAAAAGAGCCTCATGTTCCGTGGTCGCCATGACTAAAATTTTACCTTCCGCCAGGCCTTGATAGCTCAAGACCGACAGAAAAAAAAGGGAAAATAACTTTACGACCAGACGATTTTTATCCTTCGCCATCAATGGACTCCAAAACGATTTCTTTCATTATGTTTGTTTCTTGAAATTCGCCTATTTAATAAAATACCGCCTGAGAAGACCTGGCAGCAGGAAGAAGGAAGAAACGGTCAACATGGCTGATCCGGTTGGCAGAGAGTAGACAAAAGAAAAATAAAACCCGAATAACGCTGACAAAAGGCCAAATATCGTGGCCAGAACAAAAACCCGCTTGATGTGGTCAGAAACCAAAAGGGCCGAAGTCGCCGGTATCACCATAAATGAAAAGACCGGCAAGGCACCGATTGCACTGATGGATATTGAAATCGCCAGAGCAAATGTAAAGTAGAGCAGCTGATTGAACGCGACCGCTTTGATACCCATTGCCCTGGCGGACTCGGCATCGAAAGAGGAAAAGAGAAATTCCTTATGGAGCAAGGCATGAATCGCAAAGATCAACAATGAAGCCCCTGCCAAAAGAAACAGCTGTTTATCGGAAACAAAAACCGCGTTTCCGAATAAAATATTATCGATTTCATGAGTCTCCACAGCGACCTTGTCGAGGATCAGCAGGACGAGACCCGCAGGCAGGACATAGCTGATCCCGACAATGGATTCCCGTGTAATCTTCCTTTCCCCGACCTGAATGGCCAACAGGAGCGCGGCGACCACTGCAAAAAGAAACGATACCAACGCAGGAACTGAAAGAAATCCGCTCTGTTCTCCCTCGGTAAAATGTACTCCGAAAAAGAGTCCCATGACGATGGAGATCGCAATTCCCAAGGCGGAAACTTGCGACAGTGCGGCACTGACGAAGACGATCCGCTTGAGAACAATGAACACCCCGAGAAATGAACTCACCAGAGCCGCCAGCGTACAGGCCAGAATGCCGCTATAAAGGAGCGGCATCGCATCGAGGAAGCTCATGCCATTGCTTTCGACGAGAAGAATTCTGGAGAGAAGCGGAATATGACGAAGCCAGTCCATTAGTTAATAAGGCCTCTTTTTAACCGGTGCGGGACGCTGCGGGTGGGGATGGGGGTGAGAGTGGTTTTGGTGGGCATGGCTATGTTTGACTTCGTGGCTATGTACCACGACATATTTTTGCCCATGAAGATTGTGGACATCGAGATCAATTTTATAGATCTTTTTCAGATTTTCATCTGTCAGTAGACCTTCTGTGTCCCCTGATTCAAAAATTCCATCGCCATGGATAATAATCAAATTCTTGGCATAATTCGCAATCAGATTCAAAATATGGGTAATCATCAAGATGGTAATATTCGATTCTTCATGCAGCGACATGATCAACTTCATGATATTACTTTCCCCTTCGATATCCATCGCATCGGTTGGCTCATCCAGAATGAGAATGTTGGGGTCCGTTGCAAGCCCCCTGGCGATGAGAACCCGCTGTTTCTGCCCTCCCGAAAGCTCCCGGAACGGTTTTCTGGCCAACTGCGGAATGCCGACTTTTTCAAGAAGATCTGATGCAATCTGCCGGTCTTTTGGCCCTACCCTTTTGAAGAGTCCAATTTTG contains:
- a CDS encoding metal ABC transporter substrate-binding protein — translated: MAKDKNRLVVKLFSLFFLSVLSYQGLAEGKILVMATTEHEALLAKEVGGEFIDARWIVGADIDPHSVEPDLSHLPWLEQADLFFVNGEQLEAGWLGPLIKEVKNKKIQQGAGGYITLSHGVVLLPYPDQELAGSRFQELLLKNGLNQNVKNHHYWLDPANTIPMIEQIKNAFIRVDPANSKIYDSTAEGLISRLKNKIKEWDDSMAPFRGKKIIAYHRSWNYLALRHGLEIVSYIEPKEMNRPDEARFKELARRFKDQRVALVLISATERPPFVDFDRVTDLAVRLHAHTVILSESMNPSSRRGDIISYFDAMYHSLTSVLK
- a CDS encoding metal ABC transporter permease; the protein is MDWLRHIPLLSRILLVESNGMSFLDAMPLLYSGILACTLAALVSSFLGVFIVLKRIVFVSAALSQVSALGIAISIVMGLFFGVHFTEGEQSGFLSVPALVSFLFAVVAALLLAIQVGERKITRESIVGISYVLPAGLVLLILDKVAVETHEIDNILFGNAVFVSDKQLFLLAGASLLIFAIHALLHKEFLFSSFDAESARAMGIKAVAFNQLLYFTFALAISISISAIGALPVFSFMVIPATSALLVSDHIKRVFVLATIFGLLSALFGFYFSFVYSLPTGSAMLTVSSFFLLPGLLRRYFIK
- a CDS encoding metal ABC transporter ATP-binding protein, with protein sequence MTAQIHLKNLSIGYHKKSLLSGISLEIKDGDFWGIVGPNGAGKTTFIKTILGSVPPIDGTIEKSPDLIVGYVPQRGTLDDIFPLTALDVVLMGRYSKIGLFKRVGPKDRQIASDLLEKVGIPQLARKPFRELSGGQKQRVLIARGLATDPNILILDEPTDAMDIEGESNIMKLIMSLHEESNITILMITHILNLIANYAKNLIIIHGDGIFESGDTEGLLTDENLKKIYKIDLDVHNLHGQKYVVVHSHEVKHSHAHQNHSHPHPHPQRPAPVKKRPY